Proteins from a single region of Haloterrigena alkaliphila:
- a CDS encoding MarR family transcriptional regulator, whose amino-acid sequence MSIDIEEFEERTSAELEEPSNAERVLRFLFENRDKAWKASTIADRSNVNENSISAVLNRLKEQELVRHKGSYWAITDDTERLRRAHQFHRTIQRFNELYGEEDRDEWIEASERADE is encoded by the coding sequence ATGTCCATCGACATCGAGGAGTTCGAGGAGCGCACGTCGGCGGAACTCGAGGAGCCGAGCAACGCCGAACGAGTGCTCCGGTTCCTCTTCGAAAACAGGGACAAGGCGTGGAAGGCGTCGACGATCGCCGACCGATCGAACGTCAACGAAAACTCGATTTCGGCGGTACTGAACCGGCTAAAGGAGCAGGAACTCGTCCGCCACAAGGGGTCGTACTGGGCTATTACGGACGACACGGAGCGACTTCGTCGTGCCCACCAGTTCCATCGGACGATCCAGCGGTTCAACGAACTTTACGGTGAGGAAGACCGCGACGAGTGGATCGAGGCGAGCGAACGCGCAGACGAATGA
- a CDS encoding type II toxin-antitoxin system PemK/MazF family toxin: protein MTHARGTIVLADDPFKGEGTSRPWLIVGTDEAPFHGEQYIALTLSTKTWYDERVPLDADDIVDGGLPKDSSILPWAVASVDATKIDRELATLDERVVDEVVGRLGSYIGIERY, encoded by the coding sequence ATGACGCACGCTCGAGGGACGATCGTCCTCGCAGACGATCCGTTCAAAGGCGAGGGTACGAGTCGACCGTGGCTGATCGTCGGAACGGACGAGGCGCCGTTTCACGGCGAACAGTACATTGCACTCACGCTCTCGACGAAAACGTGGTACGACGAACGCGTTCCGCTCGACGCCGACGATATCGTCGATGGCGGTCTCCCGAAAGACAGTTCGATCCTCCCGTGGGCGGTCGCATCAGTCGACGCCACAAAAATCGATCGCGAGCTCGCGACGCTAGACGAGCGGGTCGTCGACGAGGTCGTCGGACGACTCGGTTCGTACATCGGTATCGAACGGTACTGA
- a CDS encoding M24 family metallopeptidase, with protein sequence MSRDVFDDAEYERRVERTKARLREEDLDAIVVADPANMNYLTGYDGWSFYVHQAVVVTPERDEPVWIGRGMDAGGARATTNLSEESILSYSDDHVHSPYDLHPMDFVAGVLEDLEVADGRIGLEMDAAYFTAKSYTRLQQNLPEAEFEDATLLVGWVRIKKSERELEYMREAARISENAMQAGLDAIEAGVPEYEAAAAIYDALINGTDEYGGDYPSIVPLLPSGDHTDTPHLTWTDRPFEDGDPVIIELSGCRHRYHSPLARTTFVGDPPAELEETADIVVEGIEAALDAVEPGVTCESVEEAWRETIAQYGLEKEDRIGYSMGLGYPPDWGEHTASIRPGDETVLEEDMTFHMIPGIWTADVGMEISETFHVTSSGAETLADFPRRLFTT encoded by the coding sequence ATGTCTCGAGACGTTTTCGACGACGCCGAATACGAACGTCGGGTCGAGCGGACGAAAGCGCGGTTGCGCGAGGAGGACCTCGACGCGATCGTCGTCGCCGATCCGGCCAACATGAACTATCTCACGGGATACGACGGCTGGTCGTTCTACGTCCATCAGGCGGTCGTCGTCACGCCCGAGCGCGACGAGCCGGTCTGGATCGGCCGCGGGATGGACGCCGGCGGCGCGCGGGCGACCACTAACCTCTCCGAGGAGAGCATCCTGTCGTACAGCGACGATCACGTCCACTCGCCGTACGACCTGCACCCGATGGACTTTGTCGCGGGCGTCCTCGAGGACCTCGAGGTCGCGGACGGTCGCATCGGCCTCGAGATGGACGCAGCCTACTTCACCGCGAAGTCGTACACGCGTCTGCAACAGAACCTCCCCGAGGCCGAGTTCGAGGACGCGACGCTCCTCGTGGGCTGGGTGCGGATCAAGAAGTCCGAGCGGGAACTCGAGTACATGCGCGAGGCGGCCCGCATCTCGGAAAACGCCATGCAGGCGGGGCTGGACGCAATCGAGGCGGGGGTCCCCGAGTACGAGGCCGCGGCGGCCATCTACGACGCGCTCATCAACGGCACCGACGAGTACGGCGGCGACTACCCGTCGATCGTCCCGCTGCTGCCCTCGGGCGATCACACCGATACGCCCCACCTGACGTGGACCGACCGGCCCTTCGAGGACGGCGATCCGGTCATCATCGAACTCTCGGGCTGTCGTCACCGCTATCACTCGCCGTTGGCACGCACGACGTTCGTCGGCGACCCGCCCGCGGAACTCGAGGAGACCGCCGACATCGTCGTCGAGGGGATCGAGGCCGCCCTCGACGCCGTCGAACCCGGCGTCACCTGCGAGTCAGTCGAGGAGGCCTGGCGGGAGACGATCGCTCAGTACGGCCTCGAGAAGGAGGATCGCATCGGCTACTCGATGGGACTGGGCTACCCGCCGGACTGGGGCGAACACACGGCGAGCATCCGCCCCGGCGACGAGACGGTCCTCGAGGAGGACATGACCTTCCACATGATCCCGGGCATCTGGACGGCGGACGTCGGCATGGAGATCAGCGAGACGTTCCACGTGACGAGCAGCGGCGCGGAGACGCTCGCGGATTTCCCGCGGCGGCTGTTCACGACGTGA